Genomic DNA from Schistocerca gregaria isolate iqSchGreg1 chromosome 4, iqSchGreg1.2, whole genome shotgun sequence:
gagttcctagataacagaacgcagcatgtcattctcaatggagagaagtcttccgaagtaagagtgatttcaggtgtgccgcaggggagtgtcataggaccgttgctattcacaatatacatgaatgacctggtggatgacatcggaagttcactgatgctttttgcagatgatgctgtggtgtatcgagaggttgcaacaatggaaaattgtactgaattgcaggaggatctgcagcgaattgacgcatggtgcacggaatggcaattgaatctcaatgtagacaagtgtaatgtgatgcgaatacatagaaagataggtcccttatcatttagctacaaaatagcaggtcagcaactggaagcagttaattccataaattatctgggagtacgcattaagagtgatttaaaatggaatgatcatataaagttgatcgtcggtaaagcaaatgccagactgagattcattggaagaatcctaaggaaatgcaatccgacaacaaaggaagtaggttacagtacgcttgttcgcccactgcttgaatactgctcagcagtgtggaatcctcaccagatagggttgacagaagagatagagaagatccaacggaaagcagcgcgcttcgttacaggatcatttagtaatcgcgaaagcgttatggagatgatagataaactccagtggaagactctgcagaagagacgctcagtagctcgatacgggcttttgttaaagtttcgagaacataccttcaccgaagagtcaagcagtatattgctccctcctacgtatatctcgcgaagagaccataaggataaaatcagagagattagagcccacacagaagcataccgacaatccttctttccacgtacaatacgagagtggaatagaagggagaacggatagaggtactcagggtaccctccagcacacaccgtcaggtggcttgcggagtatggatgtagatgtagatgtagatgtagatgtagatgtagatgtacagaccgattacacttttgccagcattctcaaaaattttagaaaaagtaatctacaggcagcttctcaaccatctgaccacaaataacatattatcaagaacacagtttggatttctgaagggttctgatatcgaaaaggctatttacacctacagtgaaaatgtacttaattcattaaataacaagttacaagcaagttacaagttttctgtgatttgtcaaaggcattcgattgtgtaaaccacaacatccttttaaataaattagaattctatggtgtcacaggcagtgctgcaaaatggttcaagtcatacctcgctaacaggaaacaaagggtgtcagcgcaagggactagtgaattaagtcatcagttatCATCAGaatggaagaaattacatgtggtgtcccagaagggtccatcttagggccattgctttttcttgtgtacattaatgatctctcatcagttacactgccagaagctaagttcgttttgtttgcagatgacacaagtattgcaataaatagtatgtcgagtgtagttctagaaagatctgctaatgatattttcatggatattaataaatggtttaaagccaactcactgacattaaacttcgaaaagactcactatatgcaattcataacctgtaagagctttccacccagcatatgcataaagtacgaagaagagcagatagaagaggttgacagtcttaaattcctgggattacaacttgataataaattcagttgggaggagcacaccaaagaactgcagaaacgccttaacaaatctgtatttgcaattcgagtgttagcagactgttgtgatagtgccacgacatttaatagtaccaccacgacagtacgcacaaatggcgatagaggcgctccgcaaatcggctgagcgcgggagcgccacctagctacgaacggcaccggccgcatatcacggcacggcagtcgaatacgagagacagtagtaatcatgtgatcagctattgtttctaagagagagtgtgaatatccacgcaattattatgattaaaggttataacactttttggctacgaggatgggatattttcactgcgttgtggatttgcgtgttcgtgacggggcagacatggaacagcttatgcaagcgctcattgaacaacaaacacagctgacggctactattcaggctcaacaaacacagctgacggcagcgattcaggcgttgtcgacgtcgcttactcatcgtctgtcttcctcttctccgcctccattccctccttacgacgaggccgctgaagactgggaggattatgagaagcgtttgcggcaacacttcttggctttcggcgttgtcgacgctcctctgtgtaagtcgttatttctatcttggatttcccctcgagtctatcagctgctatctcagttagcccctctgcgggaatctgcctccctgtccttccaagaaatgtgtgacttattgtctgactattatcgaaaaaacacccacatcgttgccgcccgcgtggcgttctaccggtgacgtaaacagccccatcaatcttaccgggcttgggcggcggaactacacggtctgagtaggaaatgtcagtttgtcacggacacacatcacgagtcttatgctgactcaatggttagggatgctattctacggcttgctcctgataaagaagttcggcaacgtgccctccaactgccaaacccgtcgttgtcggaagttctaagcatcgctcaatcctttgaagtgtctcacgctgctggcgcgcaaatcgacgcgtggtgtgatgtaggcgctgtacagtcaactctcgacacgggcaatttgcctgtttcacaggagaacgacgatgtggcggtggttcactcgcgtcaacaacgtcgcgttgggccgcaacgctcgcagcgataccagcaaccacagaagccggttcgttccgcacttccttcttgcccccgttgtttcgtacagcacaacagggcagcgtgtccaaaacgttgggccacgtgtaattcatgtagtaaaaaaggccacattgcttctgtgtgtcagtcccataaagttcctgtcgacgaggacgaggcgtcggacatggatgttcactgtgtgctttctcaaacaaataagttgtttgttactgttcgtgttctgaataaagacatccgcatgcaagtggacactggctctgcagtaactctcattaattctcgcacgtatttggcgttgggctcccctcctttgtctccagttacgcgaaatctgaggacagaaaattcctatcatgggccagtttgatgcttccaccgcctacaagtctgttgttcggcccctcacgttttatgtggtggatcatgcgggcactgaaaacctgttcggttatgatgctttccagttgttcgggttctccattgatgatgatgtgcacctcatatctgaggatattccgtatcaacagctggatggattgtgttctgaattttcgtccgtgttctctgctggtctgggttgtgccaagtattttgaagcccacattactcttaaaccttcggctcgccctaagtttttccgggcacgccctattccggtggcgttgcgtgcacgtgGCAAGGCTGAGCtacacaggttaacagcttcagggattctccttccggttacctccagcgaatgggcatcgccgatcgtggtggtttttccacagatgacgccctgctgcaatttctgagttcttatcgcttcacgcctctgggtgatcgcagccctgctgaactcttgcatggccgccaaccacgcactctactgcacctgcttcaccctgtcaggccttgtactgtgtcccctagtgcgggaaaatactcggtgggcgccgacgtgtgggcacgagggtatggatctcgccctaaatggattccaggggtggtcaaggctcttcgcggccgccggctttgtgaaatccgtacaggtgacggcacggttgttcgccattacgaccagatgcgcccacgagtggtggccacgccggtgccaccgccccattcttcgcctccaccagcccgagacgccagtcctgtcgctgctgccgatctaccgtctgtgttgatgcagccgacgtcactgccgcttccgagtatgccggaaccggccccag
This window encodes:
- the LOC126266922 gene encoding uncharacterized protein LOC126266922, which encodes MEQLMQALIEQQTQLTATIQAQQTQLTAAIQALSTSLTHRLSSSSPPPFPPYDEAAEDWEDYEKRLRQHFLAFGVVDAPLLQQEIDSNDGPPDIFPIRSAAREIRKMRKNVKSVKFLLYLLFLTINEERRYYFYCKSVS